The following proteins are co-located in the Dehalococcoides mccartyi 195 genome:
- a CDS encoding P-II family nitrogen regulator: MKEVMAIIRFNKINITKRALVDAGFASITMLKTMGRGKGNVDYLLLAGAEGGHEEAISQLGPSLKLVPKRLITLVVPDDQVKTVVNTVIEVNRTENHGDGKIFVMPVLEAVRLRTGERGEDAIDSVVNVL; encoded by the coding sequence ATGAAAGAGGTTATGGCTATTATCAGGTTTAACAAGATAAATATTACTAAGCGCGCCCTGGTGGATGCTGGCTTTGCTTCCATTACGATGCTGAAGACCATGGGCCGGGGTAAAGGTAATGTGGATTATCTGCTGCTGGCGGGAGCCGAAGGCGGCCATGAAGAAGCCATTTCCCAGCTTGGGCCGTCTCTCAAGCTGGTACCCAAGCGGCTGATTACCCTGGTGGTGCCGGATGATCAGGTGAAAACAGTGGTTAATACAGTTATAGAAGTAAACCGGACAGAAAATCACGGTGACGGCAAAATCTTTGTCATGCCGGTACTGGAAGCGGTACGGTTACGTACAGGTGAACGGGGCGAGGACGCCATAGACTCTGTGGTCAATGTCTTGTAA
- a CDS encoding P-II family nitrogen regulator codes for MMIMVRAIVRPEKVDDVMAELMYAGFPAVTKIDVFGRGKQRGIRAGSVSYDELPKVLLLTVIDDKDKEFVIDTIMKTARTGEKGNFGDGKIFISPVEEAYTISTGSAVL; via the coding sequence ATGATGATTATGGTGCGGGCCATTGTGCGCCCTGAAAAAGTGGACGATGTTATGGCGGAGCTTATGTATGCCGGCTTTCCGGCTGTTACCAAGATAGACGTTTTCGGGCGCGGCAAACAGCGGGGTATCCGGGCTGGCAGTGTTTCCTATGACGAATTGCCCAAAGTGCTGCTTTTGACAGTTATAGATGACAAGGACAAGGAATTTGTCATTGATACCATTATGAAAACTGCCCGGACTGGTGAAAAAGGCAACTTCGGTGACGGTAAGATTTTTATCTCACCGGTGGAAGAAGCCTATACCATCAGCACCGGCAGCGCTGTTTTGTAG
- the nifH gene encoding nitrogenase iron protein encodes MRKVAIYGKGGIGKSTTTQNTVAALAEMGRKVLVVGCDPKADSTRLLLGGLAQKTVLDTLREEGEDVELDLVRKTGFGNTLCVESGGPEPGVGCAGRGIITAVNLMEQLGGYESDSPLDYVFYDVLGDVVCGGFAMPIREGKAEEVYIVCSGEMMAMYAANNICKGIRKFADAGSVKLGGLICNSRMVDNEKEMIAEFAKRLGTQMIHFVPRDNDVQRAEINKKTVIEWNPQAKQADEYRALAKAIDNNQMFVVPKPISVDELESLLVEFGVIS; translated from the coding sequence ATGAGGAAGGTGGCTATCTACGGCAAGGGAGGTATCGGCAAGTCAACGACCACCCAGAATACGGTGGCGGCTCTGGCCGAAATGGGACGCAAGGTACTGGTGGTGGGCTGTGACCCTAAGGCTGATTCTACCCGGTTGCTTTTGGGAGGACTGGCCCAGAAAACGGTGCTGGATACTCTGCGTGAGGAGGGTGAGGACGTAGAGCTGGACCTTGTCCGCAAGACCGGTTTCGGCAATACCCTGTGCGTGGAATCCGGCGGCCCGGAACCGGGCGTAGGCTGTGCCGGCCGGGGTATTATTACGGCGGTTAATCTGATGGAACAGCTGGGCGGGTATGAATCAGACTCTCCCCTGGACTATGTTTTCTATGATGTTCTGGGAGACGTGGTCTGCGGCGGCTTTGCCATGCCTATACGCGAAGGCAAGGCGGAAGAAGTTTATATAGTCTGCTCAGGCGAGATGATGGCCATGTATGCGGCTAACAATATCTGCAAGGGTATCCGCAAATTTGCCGATGCCGGCTCGGTTAAACTGGGCGGGCTTATCTGCAACAGCCGCATGGTGGACAATGAAAAGGAAATGATTGCCGAATTTGCCAAACGTCTTGGCACCCAGATGATTCATTTCGTCCCCCGGGACAATGATGTCCAGCGGGCTGAAATCAACAAGAAGACAGTTATCGAATGGAATCCGCAGGCCAAGCAGGCTGACGAATACCGGGCTTTGGCTAAGGCTATAGATAACAACCAAATGTTTGTAGTGCCTAAACCTATCAGCGTAGATGAACTGGAATCCCTGCTGGTGGAATTCGGGGTTATTTCCTAA
- a CDS encoding ABC transporter ATP-binding protein codes for MLEVNIKKKLPGFDLEVAFSADSGIMAMLGPSGSGKTMTLQCVAGLTQVDEGYINLNGEVLLDTSRKIDIRPQVRRVGFVFQNYALFPHLTVRDNIAYGIRHLEKAESDGIITRLMENMHIASLGHRFPSQLSAGQQQRVALARAIAPEPRVLLLDEPFSALDAVVKESLEIELLSLQQFYKGIIILVTHNFAEGYRMSSKMAIYESGRIAQCGDKGKIVGSPANLTVAGLMGFKNLLVGTVSQIIGQDLYLEVPGLSLFKIRLPEQMQLAVGMRLTLGIRSEFVRVSAAAEENSLPGVVSGVINEVASTRCFFSAGANLQYTFEAFLPPPADASLKVGSRLNFCFPTEHLVVVGQAGETAQTGSLAG; via the coding sequence ATGCTTGAAGTTAACATAAAAAAGAAACTGCCCGGTTTTGATTTGGAGGTGGCTTTTTCGGCTGACAGCGGGATAATGGCTATGCTGGGGCCTTCCGGTTCCGGCAAAACCATGACCCTGCAGTGTGTTGCCGGGCTTACTCAGGTTGACGAAGGGTATATAAATCTGAACGGGGAAGTCCTGCTGGATACCTCCCGCAAGATTGATATCCGCCCTCAGGTACGCCGGGTGGGATTTGTTTTTCAAAACTATGCCCTTTTTCCCCACCTTACCGTCAGGGATAACATTGCTTATGGTATAAGGCATCTGGAAAAGGCCGAAAGTGACGGCATTATCACCCGTCTGATGGAAAATATGCATATAGCCTCTCTGGGGCATCGCTTTCCCAGCCAGCTGTCTGCCGGGCAGCAGCAGCGGGTAGCTTTGGCCAGAGCCATTGCCCCCGAACCCAGGGTACTCCTGCTGGATGAGCCTTTTTCGGCTTTGGACGCGGTGGTTAAGGAAAGTCTGGAAATAGAGCTGCTTAGCCTTCAGCAGTTTTACAAGGGCATTATTATTCTGGTTACCCATAATTTTGCCGAAGGCTACCGGATGTCATCCAAAATGGCCATATATGAATCCGGGCGGATAGCCCAGTGCGGGGACAAAGGCAAGATAGTGGGTTCTCCGGCTAATCTGACGGTAGCCGGGCTGATGGGCTTTAAAAACCTGCTGGTCGGGACAGTCAGCCAGATAATCGGACAGGATTTATATCTGGAAGTACCCGGCCTTAGCCTGTTCAAGATACGTCTGCCTGAACAGATGCAGCTGGCGGTAGGTATGCGTCTTACTTTGGGTATCCGCTCTGAATTTGTCCGGGTGTCTGCGGCCGCCGAAGAAAACAGCCTGCCGGGGGTGGTCAGCGGAGTGATAAATGAAGTCGCTTCAACCCGCTGTTTCTTTTCCGCCGGTGCAAATTTGCAGTATACCTTTGAAGCCTTTCTTCCCCCTCCGGCGGATGCTTCCCTTAAAGTGGGCAGCCGCCTCAATTTCTGTTTCCCCACGGAGCATCTGGTAGTAGTTGGACAGGCAGGGGAAACAGCCCAAACCGGCAGCCTGGCTGGTTGA
- the modB gene encoding molybdate ABC transporter permease subunit, with product MDSYLLPLWISCKTVLVTTAITFILGIAVARWMARYSGKYKGMIDGIFILPLVLPPTVVGFGLLMLFGKNGPLGEFLSLFDMTVVFSWPATVIAAVIMTFPLMYMSARAGFEQVDVNIENAARTLGASEWRVFWTITMPAARPAIMAATVLAFARALGEFGATLMLAGNIPGKTTTIPVAIYFNIQAGHTDKAMVLVFIVLAISFVSLAALTYWKLKIPAKP from the coding sequence GTGGATTCATATCTTTTACCACTGTGGATATCATGCAAAACGGTTCTGGTTACTACCGCCATAACCTTTATTCTGGGTATTGCGGTAGCCCGCTGGATGGCCAGATACTCAGGCAAATACAAGGGCATGATAGACGGGATTTTTATCCTGCCGCTGGTGCTTCCGCCTACGGTGGTCGGTTTCGGCCTGCTGATGCTGTTTGGCAAAAACGGGCCGCTGGGAGAATTCCTATCGCTGTTTGATATGACGGTAGTATTCTCCTGGCCGGCCACCGTAATCGCCGCCGTTATCATGACCTTTCCCCTGATGTATATGTCCGCCAGAGCGGGTTTTGAGCAGGTGGACGTAAATATTGAAAATGCCGCCCGGACACTGGGGGCTAGCGAGTGGCGGGTTTTCTGGACTATTACCATGCCGGCTGCCCGTCCGGCTATTATGGCGGCTACTGTGCTGGCGTTTGCCCGGGCTCTGGGTGAATTCGGGGCTACCCTGATGCTGGCCGGAAATATACCCGGCAAGACCACCACTATTCCGGTGGCTATTTATTTCAATATTCAGGCCGGACATACGGATAAAGCTATGGTACTGGTCTTTATTGTACTGGCCATTTCTTTTGTATCACTGGCGGCTTTGACTTACTGGAAGCTGAAAATACCGGCCAAGCCCTAA
- the modA gene encoding molybdate ABC transporter substrate-binding protein has product MKRMVNRILPRFVAVFAVMGVLVFSGCSPAEENHVAVEISISAAASMTDALQEINALYMQENSWVTLSVNFASSGTLQKQIENGAPVDVFISAAPAQMNALEEGGFLVDSSRRNLLNNKIVLIVPSDSTLGLDSFMDLLDSGVVRIALGDPEFVPAGTYGKKALEILGIYDQLLPKLILGSDVRQVLGYVEGANVEAGIVYSTDAAITDGVVIVAEAPAEVNTLIVYPAAIIKGCQDIEAAQAYIDFLFGQEAAAIFAEYGFSLAEG; this is encoded by the coding sequence ATGAAGAGAATGGTTAACCGTATTTTACCCCGGTTTGTGGCTGTTTTTGCGGTAATGGGGGTGTTGGTTTTTTCCGGCTGTTCCCCGGCTGAGGAAAACCATGTAGCTGTTGAAATCAGTATTTCCGCCGCCGCCAGCATGACTGATGCCCTCCAGGAGATTAATGCCCTGTACATGCAGGAAAACAGCTGGGTTACTTTGAGTGTCAACTTTGCTTCTTCCGGTACTTTGCAGAAGCAGATTGAAAACGGGGCTCCGGTAGATGTGTTTATCTCGGCGGCACCCGCCCAGATGAATGCCCTGGAAGAAGGCGGTTTTCTGGTGGATTCCAGCCGCCGCAATCTTTTGAATAATAAGATTGTTCTGATTGTCCCGTCTGATAGTACCCTGGGGCTGGACAGTTTTATGGACCTTCTGGATTCAGGCGTGGTGCGCATCGCCCTGGGTGACCCGGAATTTGTACCGGCGGGAACTTACGGTAAAAAAGCTTTGGAGATACTGGGTATTTATGACCAGCTGCTGCCCAAGCTGATTTTAGGCAGTGATGTCCGCCAGGTTCTGGGCTATGTGGAAGGCGCTAATGTGGAAGCCGGTATTGTTTATTCCACTGATGCTGCCATTACAGATGGTGTAGTGATAGTAGCCGAAGCCCCGGCTGAGGTGAATACCCTGATTGTATACCCTGCCGCCATTATAAAGGGCTGCCAGGATATTGAAGCTGCCCAGGCATATATAGATTTTCTTTTCGGGCAGGAAGCGGCTGCTATCTTTGCCGAATACGGCTTTAGTTTAGCTGAGGGTTAA
- a CDS encoding winged helix-turn-helix transcriptional regulator codes for MMNRKLPDNTPKLALIGCSDILPNGLENDLTEAGYSCLSFDFSLVKLLENSTEPLDAVIICLIDWDDDRLEACEKLLGGKVFTPDIPLVAVVNEKTMRKIPRQFEFDEIIITPYSRPEMEFRLGRIIYQFRQKVSRNIIEIDDISITLDSYEVRVKDRLLSLTLKEYELLKYLASNRGRVYTRESLLETIWGFDYYGGTRTVDVHIRRLRSKIGDFNEKYIKTVRGVGYTFRAARLPVA; via the coding sequence ATGATGAACAGAAAGTTACCTGATAATACCCCGAAACTGGCGCTCATCGGCTGTTCCGATATTTTGCCTAACGGGCTTGAAAATGACCTGACTGAGGCCGGTTATTCCTGCCTGAGTTTTGATTTTTCGCTGGTTAAGCTGCTGGAAAACAGCACCGAACCGCTGGATGCGGTAATTATCTGCCTTATTGATTGGGATGACGACCGCCTTGAGGCCTGTGAGAAACTTTTGGGCGGAAAGGTTTTTACCCCTGATATACCCCTGGTGGCGGTGGTGAATGAAAAGACCATGCGCAAAATTCCCCGCCAGTTTGAGTTTGATGAAATTATTATCACGCCTTACAGCCGCCCGGAAATGGAATTCCGGCTGGGGCGGATTATTTACCAGTTCCGGCAGAAAGTCAGCCGGAATATTATAGAGATAGATGACATTTCAATAACTTTGGACAGTTATGAGGTCAGGGTCAAAGACCGTTTGCTTAGCCTGACGCTTAAAGAGTATGAGCTGCTGAAATACTTGGCTTCTAACCGGGGGCGGGTCTATACCCGCGAATCTCTGCTGGAGACTATCTGGGGGTTTGACTATTACGGCGGCACCCGCACCGTAGACGTGCATATCCGGCGTCTGCGTTCCAAAATAGGTGACTTTAACGAGAAATATATCAAGACGGTCAGAGGGGTGGGATACACCTTCCGCGCTGCCCGTCTGCCGGTTGCCTAG
- a CDS encoding MarR family winged helix-turn-helix transcriptional regulator — protein sequence MTDQHNRIKADTERDELTQQILEHMHVLIHHIKRDVSATHPHLSPPQARLIFIISQHSDSGISVKELARLMSITPGAVTQFINGLIDKNLITRETDPADRRSIKIKLTPPAEKEIQNLKKDFFNSAARKFGALNTEEMKILVNLVSKINPAPATEENLP from the coding sequence ATGACAGACCAGCACAACCGGATTAAAGCAGATACCGAAAGGGATGAACTCACCCAGCAGATTCTCGAGCATATGCATGTACTGATACATCATATTAAGCGGGACGTATCTGCCACACACCCGCATCTCAGCCCGCCCCAAGCCCGGTTGATTTTTATAATCAGCCAGCACAGTGATTCAGGTATATCCGTAAAGGAATTAGCCCGTCTGATGTCAATTACCCCGGGTGCTGTCACGCAGTTTATAAACGGGTTGATTGATAAAAACCTGATAACCCGGGAAACAGACCCGGCGGACAGGCGCAGTATCAAGATAAAACTAACCCCGCCAGCCGAAAAGGAGATCCAAAACCTGAAAAAAGATTTCTTCAATTCAGCCGCCCGAAAATTTGGGGCGCTGAATACCGAAGAAATGAAAATACTAGTCAATCTGGTCAGCAAAATAAACCCCGCACCGGCTACCGAAGAAAACTTACCTTAG
- a CDS encoding 4Fe-4S dicluster domain-containing protein gives MQSNNQTPAPRHNPGDFIPVINTSKCEGDGECTVACPNGVFEIYKLSAEEKSQLPFFARLKVSAHGSKQARLVHPERCEGCGTCVSACHEKAIKLKRTQNSG, from the coding sequence ATGCAGTCAAACAATCAGACGCCAGCTCCCAGACACAACCCGGGTGATTTTATTCCGGTAATAAATACTTCTAAATGTGAAGGGGATGGAGAATGCACCGTGGCTTGCCCCAATGGTGTATTTGAAATATATAAATTATCCGCCGAAGAAAAAAGCCAGCTCCCATTTTTCGCCAGGCTCAAAGTATCTGCTCATGGTAGCAAACAAGCCAGATTAGTCCACCCAGAACGCTGTGAAGGCTGCGGCACTTGCGTAAGTGCCTGCCATGAAAAAGCAATTAAATTAAAAAGAACCCAAAATAGCGGCTAA
- a CDS encoding adenosylcobinamide amidohydrolase, with protein MISELKTDTCYKELGSFHGVKAGIVYHKALGASTNTLVIELPEERNILSTRTGLGKARYILNTHIPPELWDFMHDNSSDWQTAYSVVLEEVLERYGTDLDKVSFLSTGVDQDKIAWAEESYEEFWVLAFATAGVKTNAMRIGCDAASGIERNGKFEKIGTINIILLTGSTLETPTLASSYITLTEAKNVALQELDIRSAVHPEWQATGTGTDQIISVSGGDDKYTYVGGHTKLGEMMAKSATQAVKQAVRNCRGY; from the coding sequence GTGATATCTGAACTGAAAACAGATACCTGTTATAAAGAACTGGGCAGTTTTCACGGGGTAAAAGCAGGCATTGTCTATCATAAGGCACTGGGTGCGTCCACCAATACTTTGGTAATAGAACTGCCGGAGGAAAGGAATATACTCTCCACCCGCACCGGGCTGGGTAAGGCCAGATATATCTTAAACACCCACATACCCCCTGAACTCTGGGATTTCATGCACGACAACTCATCAGACTGGCAGACAGCCTATTCGGTAGTGCTGGAAGAAGTCCTTGAGAGATACGGCACAGACCTGGATAAAGTCTCATTTTTATCTACTGGAGTAGACCAGGACAAAATAGCCTGGGCGGAAGAAAGTTATGAAGAATTTTGGGTACTTGCCTTTGCTACTGCCGGGGTCAAGACCAACGCCATGCGGATAGGCTGTGATGCCGCAAGCGGTATAGAGCGAAATGGCAAGTTTGAGAAGATAGGCACGATAAATATTATCCTGCTTACCGGCTCTACTCTGGAGACACCCACGCTTGCTTCGTCGTATATCACACTGACCGAGGCTAAGAATGTAGCTTTACAGGAACTGGATATACGGAGTGCGGTACACCCCGAATGGCAGGCAACCGGAACGGGAACAGACCAGATAATCAGCGTATCAGGCGGGGATGACAAGTATACTTATGTAGGCGGACATACCAAACTGGGGGAGATGATGGCCAAATCTGCAACTCAGGCGGTCAAACAGGCTGTCAGAAACTGCCGGGGGTATTAG
- a CDS encoding zinc ribbon domain-containing protein, producing MPLYEYRCQFCQSSYEKIGKPEDCQIDRCPGCGGRAQRVVSGFSWKNQTSNLVKFQDSSDEKMYYAEKRLNEDKSLDPNAWLLKVAQDRLAEKAAKSAQA from the coding sequence ATGCCTTTATACGAATATAGATGCCAGTTTTGCCAGAGTTCATATGAGAAAATAGGTAAACCAGAAGATTGCCAGATTGACCGCTGTCCCGGCTGTGGTGGCAGGGCTCAGCGGGTAGTATCCGGTTTTTCATGGAAAAATCAGACATCAAATCTGGTTAAATTTCAGGATAGTTCTGACGAAAAAATGTATTATGCCGAGAAGCGCTTAAATGAAGACAAAAGCCTTGATCCCAATGCATGGCTATTAAAGGTAGCTCAAGATAGACTGGCAGAAAAAGCTGCGAAATCAGCACAAGCCTGA
- a CDS encoding 4Fe-4S double cluster binding domain-containing protein, with protein MGEIGRTSNCLAPDFGGNVRPAVITTSLPLAADKPVDFNLAEFCSRCKLCAQVCPTQAISYDDKPKFEIYGQRRFNTNLAKCRDGWNLGAGPMGCRACISVCPWTKKNTWVHRFVREVLSHDATGTSQNIAIWAERTLYPKHYQEELNPPNYQGVYEPPKWIQTNEYVSSFVNTPMGVK; from the coding sequence ACTGTCTTGCTCCTGACTTTGGCGGTAACGTAAGACCTGCCGTTATTACTACCAGTCTGCCTTTAGCCGCAGATAAACCGGTAGATTTTAACCTTGCAGAGTTCTGTAGCCGCTGTAAATTGTGCGCTCAGGTCTGTCCTACTCAGGCTATAAGCTATGATGACAAGCCCAAATTTGAGATCTACGGGCAGCGCCGTTTCAACACTAATCTTGCTAAATGCCGCGACGGTTGGAATCTGGGGGCCGGGCCTATGGGTTGCCGTGCCTGTATCTCAGTATGCCCGTGGACCAAAAAGAACACTTGGGTACATCGCTTCGTGCGTGAAGTTTTGTCTCATGATGCTACTGGTACATCCCAAAATATAGCTATCTGGGCAGAACGGACACTCTATCCCAAGCATTATCAGGAAGAACTTAATCCGCCTAACTATCAGGGTGTTTACGAACCTCCGAAGTGGATTCAAACTAATGAATATGTCAGCAGTTTTGTCAATACTCCAATGGGGGTGAAGTAA